The following are encoded together in the Malaya genurostris strain Urasoe2022 chromosome 3, Malgen_1.1, whole genome shotgun sequence genome:
- the LOC131437540 gene encoding fatty acyl-CoA reductase wat-like, with amino-acid sequence MSSIPLQGIPETFVGADVFITGGSGFMGKVLIEKLLRSCPGIDHLFVLIRQRKGKSPEERVKDLVQIPLFDKIHEVCPDVLQKIVPISGDCSKLRMDLDEPSERQLEHVQFVFHAAASVRFDDPLTDAILLNTRGTREVCRWAKTLKKLRALVHISTVYSNPEVFEIDERIYPAKMNWQKAIEMAENVDSEILNTLYPKLTNFAPNTYTFSKGLAEQICYDYHKELPVIIFRPSIVTNSEKEPIPGWIDNFNGPVGLMVGCGVGIMRSGYINLDNRMNCIPVDVSIKAIIIAAWQKAWETPGQLTIINSAAELCKTLTYRLLIKDGEWINNKAPIENMFWAPGGQCTRCIYMFYLMFFFYQLLPSALIDLVLRVIGQKPFLVRLQRKIFYAHISLEYFTSNQWTFITTNFRKLSFALWENDRMNFNTDYLLSSLMEYLQISMLGGRRYLLKQSDDTIPASRRKQRRLILYNQTLKICIIFIVAYILYKKVYFLM; translated from the exons atgagtTCCATTCCGCTGCAAGGTATTCCGGAAACGTTTGTTGGTGCGGATGTATTCATCACCGGAGGATCTGGGTTCATGGGCAAGGTGCTAATCGAAAAGTTACTGAGATCATGTCCTGGTATCGATCATTTATTTGTGTTGATAcgccaacgaaaaggaaaatctCCAGAAGAGCGAGTCAAAGATTTAGTGCAAATTCCA TTATTCGACAAAATACACGAAGTTTGTCCGGATGTGTTGCAGAAAATTGTTCCTATAAGTGGTGATTGCTCCAAGCTTAGAATGGATTTGGATGAGCCCAGTGAGAGGCAGTTAGAGCATGTACAGTTTGTATTCCACGCCGCTGCCAGTGTTCGATTTGATGATCCGTTGACAGATGCTATACTGCTGAATACACGGGGTAcacgtgaagtttgtagatgggcgaagactttaaaaaaattgagggCTCTGGTTCACATTTCCACAGTATATAGCAATCCAGAAGTTTTCGAAATCGACGAACGAATCTATCCGGCAAAAATGAACTGGCAGAAAGCGATTGAAATGGCAGAGAACGTGGATTCGGAAATCTTGAACACATTATATCCAAA gTTAACTAATTTCGCCCCGAATACCTACACATTTAGCAAGGGCCTGGCGGAGCAAATATGTTACGACTACCACAAGGAACTTCCAGTCATTATTTTCCGACCTTCTATCGTGACCAACAGTGAGAAGGAACCCATACCTGGTTGGATTGATAATTTCAATGGACCAGTTGGTTTAATGGTGGGTTGCGGAGTTGGGATTATGCGTTCAGGATACATCAACTTAGACAATCGCATGAACTGCATACCGGTAGATGTGAGCATTAAGGCAATCATAATTGCAGCCTGGCAGAAGGCATGGGAGACACCAGGACAATTGACGATCATAAATTCTGCTGCGGAATTGTGTAAAACTCTGACCTATAGGCTACTGATAAAGGATGGGGAATGGATTAATAACAAAGCTCCAATCGAAAATATGTTCTGGGCTCCTGGAGGACAATGTACTCGCTGCATCTATATGTTCTAccttatgttttttttctatcagtTACTTCCATCAGCCCTAATCGATTTGGTATTGAGAGTAATAGGACAAAAACCATT TTTAGTGAGGTTGCAGCGTAAGATATTTTATGCACACATCTCTCTGGAGTATTTCACAAGCAATCAATGGACATTTATAACGACAAATTTTCGGAAACTCTCCTTCGCATTGTGGGAAAATGATCG GATGAACTTCAACACCGATTATTTACTCAGTAGTTTGATGGAGTACCTTCAGATTTCTATGTTAGGAGGACGACGATATCTTCTCAAGCAATCGGATGATACGATTCCGGCATCGCGAAGAAAACAACGTCGTTTGATATTATATAACCAAACACtgaaaatttgtattatttttatagttgcgtacattttatacaaaaaagtttattttctgATGTAG